In Clostridium sp. JN-1, one genomic interval encodes:
- a CDS encoding polyribonucleotide nucleotidyltransferase, whose translation MSQILQTNVAGRTLKIDYGKVGMLSNCALLVSYGDTVVLVNANASSEPREGVDFFPLSIEYEERLYSVGKIPGGFIKREGKPSEKAILHARAIDRPLRPLFPKGYRNDVQVVCTVLSVEQDNLPDILAINGASMALCLSSIPFDTPVGAVSVGIVDGEFVINPGLEQRKKSTLNLTVCATKDKIMMIEAGGDEVPEDIMYDAILLGFEECKKIVAFQEEAVQKFGKKKDVPTLYKVDETLEKEVREFSFDMLNEAMYIMDRDKRNEAVDSVKEKIDEEFSEKYPDNGADIADVIYRIQKEIVRNMLLNEHRRPDGRAFDQIRPITCEVGILPRTHGTGLFTRGLTQVMTVATLGALGDVQILDGIGSEESKRYMHHYNFPSYSTGETRPLRGPGRREIGHGALAEKALEPLIPGEGEFPYTIRLVSEVLSSNGSTSQASVCGSTLALLDAGVPIKRPAAGIAMGLITSEDMSKQEILTDIQGIEDFFGDMDFKVAGTEVGITAIQFDTKIHGLTNECINETLKKAREGRLFILKKINECIPEHRAEVSKYAPKTYTMTIDPEKIRDVIGTGGKVINKIIAETGVKIDIKEDGRIFVMSEDSAGAKKALKIIEDLTKEVKVGEIYLGKVTKITNFGAFVEVLPGKEGLVHISKLDFNRVNKVEDVVSVGDEILVKVTEIDNQGRINLSRKDAIKDSEDKNSKDQQK comes from the coding sequence ATGAGTCAAATATTGCAGACTAATGTAGCAGGAAGAACTCTTAAAATTGATTATGGAAAAGTTGGAATGCTTTCAAATTGTGCATTACTAGTGAGCTATGGTGATACAGTAGTTCTTGTTAATGCAAATGCTTCAAGCGAGCCAAGAGAAGGGGTGGATTTTTTCCCACTAAGTATAGAATATGAAGAAAGATTATATTCAGTAGGTAAAATACCGGGGGGATTTATAAAAAGAGAAGGTAAACCATCCGAGAAAGCAATTTTACATGCAAGAGCTATAGATAGACCGCTTAGACCACTATTTCCTAAGGGATATAGAAATGATGTTCAAGTAGTTTGTACTGTACTTTCAGTAGAACAAGATAACTTACCTGATATACTAGCAATAAATGGAGCATCTATGGCTTTGTGTTTATCAAGTATACCTTTTGATACACCAGTTGGTGCTGTGTCAGTAGGCATTGTTGATGGTGAATTTGTAATAAATCCAGGGCTTGAACAAAGAAAAAAGAGCACACTAAATTTAACAGTTTGTGCGACAAAAGATAAAATCATGATGATAGAAGCAGGTGGAGATGAAGTACCTGAGGATATCATGTATGATGCCATTTTGCTTGGATTTGAAGAATGTAAAAAGATAGTAGCTTTCCAAGAAGAAGCTGTGCAAAAATTTGGTAAGAAAAAAGATGTTCCAACATTATATAAAGTTGATGAAACTCTTGAAAAAGAAGTAAGAGAATTTTCATTTGACATGTTAAATGAAGCTATGTACATAATGGATAGAGACAAAAGAAATGAAGCTGTTGATTCAGTAAAAGAAAAAATAGATGAAGAGTTTAGTGAAAAGTATCCAGATAATGGTGCCGATATAGCTGATGTTATATATAGGATTCAAAAAGAAATAGTTAGAAATATGCTCTTAAATGAACATAGAAGACCAGATGGAAGAGCATTTGATCAAATTAGGCCTATAACTTGCGAAGTTGGTATACTTCCAAGAACTCATGGAACTGGATTATTTACTAGAGGATTAACTCAAGTAATGACAGTTGCAACCCTTGGCGCTTTAGGTGATGTTCAAATTTTGGATGGTATTGGATCAGAGGAATCCAAGAGATATATGCATCATTATAATTTTCCGTCATATAGTACTGGTGAAACAAGACCTTTAAGGGGACCAGGCAGAAGGGAAATAGGCCATGGTGCTTTAGCAGAAAAAGCTTTGGAACCTCTTATTCCTGGTGAAGGTGAATTTCCATATACAATAAGATTGGTTTCAGAAGTATTGAGTTCAAATGGTTCAACTTCACAAGCTAGTGTTTGTGGAAGCACACTCGCATTACTTGATGCAGGTGTTCCTATAAAGAGACCGGCAGCAGGAATAGCTATGGGACTTATAACTAGTGAGGATATGTCTAAACAAGAAATTTTAACAGATATACAAGGTATAGAAGATTTCTTTGGAGACATGGACTTTAAGGTTGCTGGAACAGAAGTTGGAATTACAGCTATACAATTTGATACTAAAATTCATGGCTTGACTAATGAATGTATAAATGAGACACTTAAGAAAGCTAGGGAAGGCAGACTATTCATATTAAAGAAGATAAATGAATGTATACCAGAACATAGGGCAGAAGTATCCAAATATGCACCTAAAACTTATACTATGACAATTGATCCTGAAAAGATAAGAGACGTTATTGGCACAGGTGGGAAAGTTATAAATAAAATTATAGCCGAAACTGGAGTTAAGATTGATATAAAAGAAGATGGAAGAATTTTTGTAATGTCTGAAGATAGTGCTGGGGCAAAGAAAGCTCTTAAGATAATAGAAGACTTAACAAAGGAAGTCAAGGTAGGAGAAATATACCTTGGAAAGGTAACTAAGATAACTAACTTTGGAGCATTCGTAGAAGTACTTCCAGGCAAAGAAGGTCTTGTTCATATATCTAAGTTAGACTTTAATAGGGTAAATAAAGTCGAAGATGTAGTATCTGTGGGGGATGAAATACTGGTTAAGGTAACTGAAATTGATAACCAAGGAAGAATTAATTTATCACGAAAAGATGCTATAAAAGATTCAGAAGATAAGAATTCTAAAGATCAACAAAAGTAG
- a CDS encoding bifunctional riboflavin kinase/FAD synthetase, protein MILIEDNFKKYLKNNTYVALGSFDGLHMGHMKLIDKTIKLAKKNNAKSMVFTFKNHPRMVINKELAPRIIMDNPSKIRILQSAGLDIVNMASFDKDFMKITPEEFIVNLVEHYNVKGIVVGFNYRFGYKNLGDLSLLKKMSRKYNYLLQIVDPVKLKGQVVSSSTIRNVISEEGNMKKARKMLTRPFMVGGNIIRGKQLGRKLGFPTVNLNYDKRFILPRGGVYYTIVYYKNKPYKGITNVGYNPTVEDNRLSVETNILNFHENIYNQYVSIFFIDRIRDEKKFDSLDELADQLKKDKMYASKQKLQINFKI, encoded by the coding sequence ATGATTTTAATAGAAGATAATTTTAAAAAGTATTTAAAAAATAATACATATGTTGCCTTGGGAAGCTTTGATGGATTACATATGGGACATATGAAGTTAATAGATAAAACTATAAAGCTTGCTAAAAAAAATAATGCTAAAAGTATGGTATTTACCTTTAAAAATCATCCGCGTATGGTTATAAATAAAGAATTAGCCCCTAGAATTATTATGGATAACCCAAGTAAAATAAGGATATTACAATCTGCTGGACTTGATATAGTCAATATGGCAAGTTTTGATAAAGATTTTATGAAAATAACTCCAGAAGAATTTATAGTAAACCTTGTAGAACATTATAATGTTAAAGGTATTGTAGTTGGATTCAATTATAGATTTGGGTATAAAAATTTAGGCGATTTATCGCTTCTAAAGAAAATGAGTAGAAAATATAATTATTTACTTCAAATAGTTGATCCAGTAAAATTAAAAGGTCAAGTTGTAAGTAGTTCTACAATAAGAAATGTTATATCTGAAGAAGGAAATATGAAAAAGGCTCGAAAAATGCTTACAAGGCCCTTTATGGTTGGAGGAAATATTATAAGAGGAAAACAGCTTGGAAGAAAATTGGGATTTCCAACTGTAAATTTAAATTATGATAAGAGATTTATCCTTCCAAGAGGAGGGGTTTACTATACCATAGTATATTATAAAAACAAACCATATAAAGGAATAACAAACGTTGGATATAATCCTACTGTAGAAGATAATAGATTGAGCGTGGAAACTAATATATTGAACTTTCATGAAAATATATATAATCAATATGTAAGTATATTTTTCATAGATAGAATAAGAGATGAGAAAAAATTTGATTCACTAGATGAATTAGCAGATCAATTAAAAAAAGACAAGATGTATGCAAGTAAACAAAAATTACAAATTAATTTTAAAATTTAA
- the rpsO gene encoding 30S ribosomal protein S15 gives MEKAMKNNIIVEYARHEGDTGSPEVQIALLTERINHLNEHLKIHKKDHHSRRGLLMMVGKRRGLLNYLMKEDIERYRAIIAKLHLRK, from the coding sequence ATGGAAAAGGCAATGAAAAATAATATAATAGTAGAATATGCAAGACATGAAGGAGATACAGGTTCTCCAGAAGTACAAATTGCATTACTTACTGAAAGAATTAATCATTTAAATGAACATTTGAAGATTCATAAGAAAGATCATCATTCAAGAAGAGGTCTTTTAATGATGGTTGGTAAAAGAAGAGGTCTTTTGAATTATTTAATGAAAGAAGATATTGAAAGATATCGTGCTATTATTGCAAAATTACATTTAAGAAAATAA
- the rbfA gene encoding 30S ribosome-binding factor RbfA, translating to MAKYRSGRINEEMKKEISNIIQHNVKDPRITAMVSVTKVDVTKDLRYAKVYVSIFGSEESKSSTFEALKNSSGFIRREVGKKINLRYTPEIIMELDDSIEQGMHIDKILQEIKGKQQNDNE from the coding sequence ATGGCTAAGTATAGAAGTGGAAGAATAAACGAAGAAATGAAAAAAGAAATAAGTAATATAATTCAACATAATGTAAAAGACCCTAGAATAACTGCAATGGTAAGCGTTACAAAAGTTGATGTAACTAAAGATTTAAGATATGCCAAGGTATATGTAAGTATTTTTGGAAGCGAGGAATCTAAGTCAAGTACTTTTGAAGCATTGAAAAATTCTTCAGGATTTATAAGAAGAGAAGTGGGAAAAAAAATTAATTTAAGGTATACTCCTGAGATAATCATGGAACTAGATGATAGTATAGAACAAGGTATGCATATAGATAAGATTCTCCAAGAAATAAAGGGAAAACAGCAAAATGATAATGAATGA
- the truB gene encoding tRNA pseudouridine(55) synthase TruB: MDGILNINKPVGMSSFDVVRKVKKISDTKKVGHTGTLDPEASGVLPICIGAATKLVDYIMSDYKIYKVELMLGMVTDTYDREGTVVKNCEVYLSENEAAYAIKSFEGSIKQIPPMYSALKVNGKRLYSLARQGIEIERKPRDVNIYNIDIIDVSIPKITFMVKCSKGTYIRSLCYDIGEKLKCGGSMWNLKRIETGNFRIEDSIKLDDLTKENISNYLIPMDRVLMDYPEIHIDSKYEKLLINGVEMNNLFVIGDIQKNKLYRVYIGKDKFIGIGMRRDSGFKMTKLLLQR, encoded by the coding sequence ATGGATGGAATATTGAATATAAATAAACCAGTTGGAATGAGCTCTTTTGATGTTGTGAGAAAGGTTAAAAAGATATCAGATACTAAGAAGGTAGGACATACAGGAACTTTAGACCCAGAAGCATCTGGAGTTCTTCCAATATGTATAGGAGCTGCAACAAAGTTAGTTGATTACATAATGAGTGATTATAAGATATATAAAGTTGAGCTTATGCTTGGTATGGTTACTGATACTTACGATAGAGAAGGAACTGTAGTTAAAAACTGTGAAGTTTACTTGTCAGAAAATGAAGCTGCTTACGCAATAAAGAGTTTTGAAGGCAGTATAAAGCAGATTCCACCTATGTATTCTGCTTTGAAGGTAAATGGAAAAAGGCTTTATTCATTAGCAAGACAGGGTATAGAGATAGAGAGAAAGCCAAGGGATGTAAATATTTATAACATTGATATAATAGATGTTAGTATTCCAAAAATAACTTTTATGGTAAAGTGTTCTAAGGGTACTTATATAAGAAGCTTATGCTATGACATCGGAGAAAAACTAAAGTGTGGAGGTTCTATGTGGAATCTTAAAAGGATTGAAACTGGAAACTTTAGAATAGAGGATTCTATAAAGCTAGATGATCTCACAAAAGAAAATATATCTAATTATTTAATACCTATGGACAGAGTTTTAATGGATTATCCAGAGATTCATATAGATTCTAAATATGAAAAATTACTCATCAATGGAGTAGAGATGAATAATTTATTTGTCATTGGGGATATACAAAAGAATAAATTATATAGAGTTTATATAGGAAAAGATAAATTTATAGGTATAGGAATGAGAAGGGATTCTGGATTTAAAATGACAAAGTTGTTATTGCAGAGGTAA
- the infB gene encoding translation initiation factor IF-2, with amino-acid sequence MTKVRVYELAKELNISSKSLIKILHEEFNVKVKNHMSAIEEEDAQLIKELFAEKKDGEENIDDKESIVEKYDDLEEENLKKSLKTTKVKNKNNKEKKDESASNSKSNDSEKDNIMELEESTITVKEFAEKIGKPYTEVIKQLIFMGVMAAINDEIDFPTAEKLGEKFDTIVVKKELDIDKEAVEQEEDEEEDDNLEGRPPVITVMGHVDHGKTSLLDAIRKSKVTSMEAGGITQHIGAYTVNINGQKITFLDTPGHEAFTAMRARGAQITDIVILVVAADDGIMPQTVEAINHCKAANVPIVVAINKIDRPGANPDKVKQELTDYGLVPEDWGGDVICVPVSAHTKEGIDTLLEMVILTAEMQELKANPNRNAKGTVIEAKLDKGRGAVATLLVQNGTLHVGDSIIVGSTYGRIRAMFDDKGKKIKSAGPSIPVEILGLSEVPASGDRFHQVKDEKTAREMADKRKQKLRVQYLQSTHKVSLENLYSQIKEGKVKELNVIIKADVHGSIEALKQSLEKLSNDEIKVRVIHGAVGAVTGTDVTLASASNAIIIAFNVRPDTNATIAAEKESVDIKTYRVIYNAIDDIKAAMEGMLEPDYKEVVIGKAEIRQTYKISNVGTIAGCYVTDGKMVRNSSVRVIRDGIVIFESELASLKRFKDDAKEVASGYECGLSIEKFNDIKEGDVIEAYKMEEIKKQL; translated from the coding sequence TTGACAAAAGTAAGAGTTTATGAATTAGCTAAAGAATTGAATATATCAAGTAAGAGTTTGATAAAAATCTTACATGAAGAATTTAATGTCAAAGTAAAGAATCATATGAGTGCTATAGAAGAGGAAGATGCTCAATTAATTAAGGAGTTATTTGCAGAAAAAAAAGACGGTGAAGAAAATATAGATGATAAAGAAAGCATAGTAGAAAAATATGACGACTTGGAAGAGGAAAATTTGAAAAAATCTTTAAAAACGACCAAGGTTAAGAATAAAAACAACAAGGAAAAGAAAGATGAAAGTGCAAGTAATTCAAAGTCAAATGATTCGGAGAAAGATAATATTATGGAGTTAGAAGAAAGTACCATAACCGTAAAGGAATTTGCAGAAAAAATAGGAAAGCCTTATACAGAAGTAATAAAACAACTTATTTTTATGGGTGTAATGGCAGCTATAAATGACGAAATAGATTTTCCTACTGCTGAAAAATTAGGAGAAAAATTTGATACTATAGTTGTTAAGAAAGAATTAGATATTGATAAAGAAGCTGTAGAACAGGAAGAAGACGAAGAAGAAGATGATAATTTAGAAGGCAGACCTCCAGTTATTACAGTTATGGGACACGTTGACCATGGAAAGACTTCTTTACTTGATGCTATTAGAAAATCTAAAGTTACAAGTATGGAAGCTGGCGGAATTACACAACATATAGGAGCGTATACTGTAAATATAAATGGACAAAAGATTACCTTCTTAGATACTCCAGGACATGAAGCATTTACAGCTATGAGAGCTAGAGGTGCACAAATTACAGATATAGTTATATTAGTTGTAGCAGCAGATGATGGTATAATGCCGCAAACTGTAGAAGCGATAAACCATTGTAAAGCCGCAAATGTTCCTATAGTAGTTGCTATAAATAAAATTGATAGACCTGGTGCAAATCCTGATAAAGTTAAACAAGAATTAACTGATTATGGACTTGTACCTGAAGATTGGGGCGGAGATGTAATATGTGTTCCAGTATCTGCACATACAAAAGAGGGAATAGATACACTTTTAGAAATGGTTATTTTAACTGCTGAAATGCAGGAATTAAAAGCAAACCCTAATAGAAATGCAAAGGGAACAGTTATAGAAGCTAAACTTGATAAGGGAAGAGGAGCTGTAGCTACTCTATTAGTTCAAAATGGAACACTTCATGTTGGTGATTCAATAATAGTTGGTTCAACATATGGAAGAATAAGAGCTATGTTTGATGACAAGGGAAAGAAAATAAAATCAGCAGGACCTTCTATACCAGTAGAAATATTGGGACTTTCAGAGGTGCCAGCTTCAGGAGATAGATTCCATCAAGTAAAAGATGAAAAAACAGCAAGGGAAATGGCTGATAAGAGAAAACAGAAACTTAGAGTGCAGTACTTACAGTCAACTCATAAAGTATCATTGGAAAATTTATATAGCCAGATAAAAGAAGGTAAAGTAAAAGAACTAAATGTTATAATTAAAGCAGATGTACATGGATCTATAGAAGCTTTAAAACAATCTTTAGAGAAATTATCTAATGATGAAATAAAAGTAAGGGTTATACATGGAGCTGTAGGAGCTGTAACTGGAACAGATGTAACTTTAGCTTCTGCATCTAATGCAATAATAATAGCATTTAACGTAAGACCAGATACAAATGCAACAATTGCTGCTGAAAAAGAATCTGTTGATATAAAAACTTATAGGGTAATATATAATGCAATAGATGATATAAAGGCAGCTATGGAAGGTATGCTTGAACCAGATTATAAAGAAGTAGTTATTGGAAAAGCTGAAATTAGGCAAACATATAAGATTTCAAATGTTGGTACTATTGCTGGCTGTTATGTAACAGATGGTAAGATGGTTAGAAATAGCAGTGTTAGAGTTATAAGAGATGGTATAGTAATATTTGAATCTGAGCTTGCATCTTTAAAGAGATTTAAAGATGATGCAAAAGAAGTTGCTTCTGGATACGAATGCGGACTTTCCATTGAAAAGTTTAATGACATAAAAGAAGGAGACGTAATAGAGGCATATAAAATGGAAGAGATAAAGAAACAGCTGTAA
- a CDS encoding bifunctional oligoribonuclease/PAP phosphatase NrnA, whose amino-acid sequence MIMNEVLEKIEESNTIAITFHVSPDGDSLGSSLALMQALRKKGKDVYIISKESLPEDFKFLPCSHEIDGETVNVRLNTDCVIVLDCGNTERINAELDLNNRKYTLINIDHHMSNDLYADLNYVDTNAAAVSEIVYQMVRIMGIDIDKDIAACLYTSIITDTGSFRYSSTTSVTHTIAGDLVNTGIDFSEIHRTIFDNKKFERIKLYGKVIDNMKLIREKICLMTLNKDMLSSLGIEEETNTSDIITFAMQVGTVEVGILIKETDKGSKISLRSKSKVDVRKIAEAFGGGGHIRAAGCSMDGKSVYEAEKIIVEAVEKEIN is encoded by the coding sequence ATGATAATGAATGAAGTACTAGAAAAGATAGAAGAAAGTAATACTATTGCAATTACTTTCCATGTATCTCCAGATGGCGACTCTTTGGGTTCATCTTTAGCTTTAATGCAAGCACTTAGAAAAAAAGGAAAAGATGTATATATAATATCCAAAGAAAGCCTTCCAGAGGATTTTAAATTTTTACCTTGTTCCCATGAAATAGATGGTGAAACTGTAAACGTAAGGTTAAATACAGATTGTGTCATAGTACTTGATTGTGGAAATACTGAGAGAATTAATGCAGAATTAGATTTGAACAATAGAAAATACACTTTAATAAACATAGACCACCATATGTCAAATGATTTATATGCAGATTTAAATTATGTTGATACTAATGCAGCTGCTGTGAGCGAAATTGTTTATCAAATGGTAAGGATAATGGGAATAGATATTGACAAAGATATAGCTGCATGTTTGTATACTTCAATAATCACTGATACTGGATCATTTAGATATTCTTCAACTACAAGTGTTACACATACCATAGCAGGTGATTTAGTTAATACAGGTATTGATTTTAGCGAAATTCATAGAACTATTTTTGATAATAAGAAATTTGAGAGAATAAAGCTGTATGGAAAAGTAATTGACAATATGAAATTAATAAGAGAAAAAATATGTTTAATGACCTTAAACAAGGATATGCTTTCAAGCTTAGGAATAGAGGAAGAAACTAACACTTCTGATATTATAACCTTTGCAATGCAAGTTGGAACTGTTGAGGTTGGAATACTTATAAAAGAAACAGATAAAGGTTCAAAAATTAGTTTGAGATCTAAATCCAAGGTAGATGTTAGGAAGATTGCTGAAGCTTTTGGCGGCGGCGGACATATTAGGGCTGCAGGTTGTTCAATGGATGGAAAAAGTGTATATGAAGCTGAAAAAATTATAGTTGAAGCTGTAGAAAAAGAAATTAATTAA